The genome window AAGCCAACGCCAACAGGTAGCTGGCCAGCAGCGCAGCGAGGAGGCGCCGTCGTCGTGCTGGTTTTTGTAGGCCGGCTGTCACCGGTGGCTGTATTCCCAGTCCACCAGCGTCTTCACGGCGGGGACCAACTCGCGCACCATTTGCTGGTACACCTCGTCGGGGCGGCGGTAGGGGTCCACCACGTCGTCGTGGGAGGGATCGGACGGGTGAACGGTGCGGGCACGCACCACCTTCGGCAGGATGCTGCGCCACCGCTGCGGGCCGGAGACGGTGGTGTCGCCGTCGAGCTCGGTAAGCAGGCGCGCGAATTCGCGGAGGGTGAAGGTCTTGCGCAGCAGGTGTGGCGCCATCTCGATCACCCGGCCGCGGTGTTCGCGGGTCAGCGCCAGGACCAAATCCTTGCCGTCCAGGATGCGCTCCTCGAGCTGGCGGGCGCGGAAGCCCTCGGACACGCCGTCGAACACGTGCACAAAGCCCGCCACCTGCGGGTCCATCGGCCGGTCGACCAGGGCGCCGGTGCCGGCGCTGGACACCTCGAACTCGCCCGGCGCGATGTTGCCCAGCGCGCTCTGCAGCAGACGCTCCACCATGGGGGAGCGGCAGATGTTGCCGGTGCACACGGCAAGGATCCGGAAGGGCGTATCGGTGGTCATGGCCTCTATTCCTGGAGACTACGCCTGGCGGCGCGGAGGTCGGGTCTCTTTCGAGGGTACCGGGTTCGGGTTGTGTTACGAGCCGGTGCTCACACAGCTAGCGCGGAATGAGGCGGAACAGGAACCGGGTGCGCACCATGACCCAGAGCAGCCCGAGGAGCAGCACGTAGGCGGCGGTGTTCAGCCACAGGTCGCCCTCGCGGAGGGCCGGAATGTTCGCCACCGCCAGGATGAGGAACACGTGCATGATGAACACGTACAGCGTCGCCTGGCCCAGCGGGATCAGGAACCAGCCCAGCGCTTTCTGCAGCGGCTTCCAGTACGCGCTGAGCAGGGCATACAGGGCCACCACAATCACCAGCACGTTCAGCAGCCGGCCGGCGCCGAGGTAGGTGCGGTTGAAGTAGGTGTCGTAGATCCGCTGGAAGGTGCCTTCGGGCAGCAGGCCCAGTCGGACGTCGAGCGCGTTGGACAGATAAGGTCCGGTCCACGAGAACACCGCGCACGCCGCGGCGATGACGAGGCAGAGTCCCAGGACGGCCTTGCGTCGGGGGTGTGAGAACCACTCGACGATGCGGTGGCGGTGGTAGCCGGCCACGAGCCCGAGCACGAACAGCACCTGCCAGACCAGCAGCGGGAACGAGTCCTCGAACTGGGACGGCAGCAGCCGCGGCCTCAGCAGCGTGCCCACTGCCCAGAGCGCGAGGCTGACGGTGAGCACCAGCCAGGTGAGCCGGCGGGCCATGGCGGCGAGGATGAGCGGGCTGATCAGCAGCAGGATCACGTAGAGGCCCATCACGTTGAACTGCCACGGACCCACCTGCAGCAGGAGCAGGGCGGGGATGAGGCCCGCGGGAACCGGGAACTCGAGCAGGCCTTCCATGCCCGCGTACAGGTCGTACGTGGTTCCGGCCGCTCCCTGACCAGCTGCACCCGTGCCCTGGTCGGTGAAGGTGGTGACCGCGGCGGCGTTGATGAACGGCAGCAGCGACAGCAGATAGACAAGGATCACCACCACCAGCGCGGTCACGTACAACTTCCAGGCGCGGCTGGTGGTGCGGTCGACCACGTCGCCCAGCTCGTCCGCGATGCGCGGACCGTAGACCAGGCCCACCACCGCCCCGGAGAGCAGGACGAACAGTTCAGCACCGGAGACCACGCCGATGGTCTCCTGCGTGAAGAGCTGGAACGCGGAGCTGATACCCACGTGATTGACGACCACGAACACGATCGCCATGCCGCGAAGCATGTCGATGCGGGCGTCGCGGCCGCCGTCGGAGTTGTAGGCCCAGCGGTTGCGGGCGGCGCGGCCGGAGAAGAACCAGAGGAGCGCGACGGCCAGGAGCACGGTTGCAGCCAGCGCCCAGGCCGGCCAGCCGGTCAGAACGGTGCCGGTTCCCGAGGGCTGTTCCGTGGCCGGGATAGCTAGTTCGGTTGGTGCGGTGACGGGGCGGGCCTCGACGCCCGATTCCTCGAGAGCGGTGCGGAACGCGGTTGCTACCTCGGATGTTCCGGTGACGCCCCACTCGATGGTGAACGGCGTCTCACCGCGGGAGTCGACGGTCTCATCCCAGATCACCGTTCTCAGCTGCGGGTGGTCGTCATTGGATACGCCGAGGACCTGGTCCCACCAGCTGCTCTTGATCTCGAGCTCGGTGTCCCCGGGAGCGCCGGGGGAGAAGAACGCGCCGGTCTGCACCATGACGGGCTTGTCACGGTCTTCGGCGTAGGCGGTGTAGAAGTCGTCTGTCGCACGGGAGCCGGACGGGTCGAGGTCGGCGAGGAAGTCGCCGTCGTCGGGGGTGGTGTTGCGGGCCGAGCGCTCGCCGATCGGATCGTAGTAGAGGTACAGGCCGACCCAGTCCACGGCGTCGTCGCCGGGGTAGTAGGGATCGTAGGCAGCGTCGTCCTGGTCCCACACGCCGTCGTCGTTGGTGTCCAGCGGTTCCAGCGGCGCGCCGTTGGGAGGCTGGGAGGTGGCCTCGCGGAAGGGGTAGTCACGGGCGGCGGTGGGGGACCAGACCATCAGCGCGCTGTCCAGGCTGTTGCGGACGGCGGAGGAGACGGCGGTGAAGGCCGCGGTGTACGCCTCGGGCTGCTGACCCCACGGCACCCAGGGTGCGTTCATCTCAGGGGCGAAGCGGACGTAGACCTCGCCCTGAAAGTTGGTGGCGGCGTCGGCCAGTTGGTCGGCGAAGGCGGTGGCGGCGTCGGGCGTGATGTCGGCGAGGGGGACGCGCGGCTCGACGGTGACCAGCGCGTGCGAGCCCTGGCCCGCTGCCTGCGCGAAGAAGGCCTTGAGGTAGGACTGCTCCTGGCTGGTCATCGGGAAGGGCACGTTCTGGCCGTAGATCGCGGCCGGGGCGCCGAGGCGCTGGGCGTGGGCGTCCGCCGAGTCCTCCGACCAGTTCAGGACCGTGCCGTACAGCGTTTCGTCCGGGTCGGCGGGCTGTTCCTGGGCGTGCGCGGGCGTAGAAGGAAGTAGCAGGGCTGCGAGCAGGAGTGCAATGGAGAGCAAACGAGTCCAGAGGGTCGCGGAGATCCGAGGCACTGCTACTCCTTACGGGCGAGGCTTCAGGTGCGTTAGCGCCGCGAGCCTTTCGATGCTGCTGGTGGTTTCGATGTTAGGGCAGGCATGGGCCTCGGCGCGGGACTGCAACCGAGGGGGCGTCCGCCGTCGTAAAGTAAGCGGAGCCCTCCGCGGCCTCGGCTGGGCTTTGCCGCTCCGCCGCGGGCGGTGTGCTGCTTCCAATGCCCGTTCCCAAGTGGGAGGTTTCGCCCATGACCATGGTGGACAACGCCGTTTACGTCAACGGCCACAGGACCGACAACCCTCGGAACCTGGACGAGACATATGAGGTAATGCGCGACCGCGGCGGCATGGCGTGGATTGGGCTGTACCGACCGGAGACGGAGGAACTCCACTCCGTGGCCAGCGAGTTCGGTCTGCACGAGCTTGCCGTCGAGGATGCGCTCCACGGGCACCAGCGGGCCAAGCTCGAACGGTACGGGGACACCCTCTTCACGGTGCTGCGTCCGGCCCGCTACCTGGACGACGTCGAGAAGGTCGAGTTCGGCGAGCTCCACATCTTCGTTGGCCCGGACTTCGCCGTGACCGTCCGCCACGCCGAGTCTCCGGATCTTGCCCGGGTGCGGCGCCGACTCGAGAACGAACCGGAGTTGCTCACCCTGGGACCCCAGGCCGTTCTCTACGCCATCCTGGACGAGGTGGTGGACCGCTATGAACCGGTCGCCGCCGGGCTCGAGAACGACATTGACGAGATCGAGGACGAGCTGTTCGGGTCCTCCACTCCGGACGTCACCCGCCGGATCTACGAACTCTCCCGGGAGGTCATCGCCTTCCAGCGGGCCACCCATCCGTTGCGCGGGATGCTCGAAGCCCTGCTGCGCGGATCCGACAAGTACGCACTGGATCTGGAACTGCAGCGCCGCCTGCGCGACGTCCATGACCACGTGCTGCGCGTCGTCGAACGCGTGGACGGGTTCCGCGCGCTCCTGCAGAACGCGCTCACCGTCAACGCGGCCCTGGTTGGACAGCAGCAGAACGAGGAAATGCGCCACCTCACCGAAGCCAGCTTCGCCCAGAACGAAGAGGTCAAGAAGATATCCTCCTGGGCGGCCATACTGTTCGCTCCGACGCTGGTCGGGACGGTGTACGGCATGAACTTTGAACACATGCCCGAGCTGGACTGGGCATACGGTTATCCCTTTGCCTTGGGACTCATGGTGGCCATGGGGATCACGCTTTACCTGACGTTCAAGCGGCTCAAGTGGCTCTGATTCCGTGGGACGAGGGGCCGCTGGGCCGGGTGCGAACGCTCACCGGTTTCGCGCTGGCCCTGGTGCTGCCGCCGCTGCTGGAGTGGGTCATGTTCGCTGCCGGCAGCGGATTTCTCGCCTCCGACGTGCTCGTGCAGTTGGCGGGCGTGGTGGCAGTTGCCCTGGTCGGGGGCCTGTGGCCGGCGCTGCTTGCCGCACTGTGGAGCAGCCTGATTCTCATCTACTTCTCCACAGAGCCGTTCGGGTCCCTCGAGATCGCCCACCCGGAGAACGTGCTCACGGTCCTGATCTTCGTGGCCGTTGGAGTAGCGGTGTCCCTGGTAGTGGGCCTGGCGGCGCGTCGCTCCCGCGAAGCTGCCATCGCCTCCGCCGACGCTGCGACGCTGGGCGAACTAGCCCGCGGCGTGCTCGCGGCCGAGGACACTCTGCAGGGCTTCCTCCACCACGTGCGCACCCACTTCGGGATGGACGGCGCCGCGCTGTACGCGCTCGACGACGACCCCCGCTCCACCGATCGGTGGACGCTGCTCGCGTCGGAGGGGCCTTCGTCGTCCGTTCCCGCAGTCGACAGCGAAGCCGGCACTCTGGTTCCCGGCGGGCTGAAGCTGGTGCTGTCCGGCCACGCGCTCAGCGCGCGGGAGCAGCGGCTGCTTGTGGCGTTCGGATCGCAGCTCGCCGCCCTGCGCCAGCGGCAGCAGCTGATCGCCAGCAGCGAGGAGAACCGCCGGCTAGCCGAGGGGAACGTCATGCGGACCGCCATCCTGCGGGCCGTCTCCCACGACCTGCGGACTCCACTGGCCACGATCAAGCTCGCGGTCACCAGCCTGCGGCAGCAGGGGGTGCAGTTCACGCCCGAGGAGGAGGCGGAGCTGCTGGCCACCATCGAAACGTCCGCGGACAGGCTGGCTTCCCTGATCGACAACCTCCTGGACATGTCCCGGCTCACCGGCGATGCAGTGACCCCCCACCTCGGTCCGGTGCACTGGAGCGACGTGGTCGATGCGGCGCTGAAGGGTATGC of Arthrobacter sp. JZ12 contains these proteins:
- a CDS encoding low molecular weight phosphatase family protein, translating into MTTDTPFRILAVCTGNICRSPMVERLLQSALGNIAPGEFEVSSAGTGALVDRPMDPQVAGFVHVFDGVSEGFRARQLEERILDGKDLVLALTREHRGRVIEMAPHLLRKTFTLREFARLLTELDGDTTVSGPQRWRSILPKVVRARTVHPSDPSHDDVVDPYRRPDEVYQQMVRELVPAVKTLVDWEYSHR
- the opgC gene encoding OpgC domain-containing protein; the encoded protein is MPRISATLWTRLLSIALLLAALLLPSTPAHAQEQPADPDETLYGTVLNWSEDSADAHAQRLGAPAAIYGQNVPFPMTSQEQSYLKAFFAQAAGQGSHALVTVEPRVPLADITPDAATAFADQLADAATNFQGEVYVRFAPEMNAPWVPWGQQPEAYTAAFTAVSSAVRNSLDSALMVWSPTAARDYPFREATSQPPNGAPLEPLDTNDDGVWDQDDAAYDPYYPGDDAVDWVGLYLYYDPIGERSARNTTPDDGDFLADLDPSGSRATDDFYTAYAEDRDKPVMVQTGAFFSPGAPGDTELEIKSSWWDQVLGVSNDDHPQLRTVIWDETVDSRGETPFTIEWGVTGTSEVATAFRTALEESGVEARPVTAPTELAIPATEQPSGTGTVLTGWPAWALAATVLLAVALLWFFSGRAARNRWAYNSDGGRDARIDMLRGMAIVFVVVNHVGISSAFQLFTQETIGVVSGAELFVLLSGAVVGLVYGPRIADELGDVVDRTTSRAWKLYVTALVVVILVYLLSLLPFINAAAVTTFTDQGTGAAGQGAAGTTYDLYAGMEGLLEFPVPAGLIPALLLLQVGPWQFNVMGLYVILLLISPLILAAMARRLTWLVLTVSLALWAVGTLLRPRLLPSQFEDSFPLLVWQVLFVLGLVAGYHRHRIVEWFSHPRRKAVLGLCLVIAAACAVFSWTGPYLSNALDVRLGLLPEGTFQRIYDTYFNRTYLGAGRLLNVLVIVVALYALLSAYWKPLQKALGWFLIPLGQATLYVFIMHVFLILAVANIPALREGDLWLNTAAYVLLLGLLWVMVRTRFLFRLIPR
- a CDS encoding magnesium and cobalt transport protein CorA, which produces MTMVDNAVYVNGHRTDNPRNLDETYEVMRDRGGMAWIGLYRPETEELHSVASEFGLHELAVEDALHGHQRAKLERYGDTLFTVLRPARYLDDVEKVEFGELHIFVGPDFAVTVRHAESPDLARVRRRLENEPELLTLGPQAVLYAILDEVVDRYEPVAAGLENDIDEIEDELFGSSTPDVTRRIYELSREVIAFQRATHPLRGMLEALLRGSDKYALDLELQRRLRDVHDHVLRVVERVDGFRALLQNALTVNAALVGQQQNEEMRHLTEASFAQNEEVKKISSWAAILFAPTLVGTVYGMNFEHMPELDWAYGYPFALGLMVAMGITLYLTFKRLKWL
- a CDS encoding sensor histidine kinase; its protein translation is MALIPWDEGPLGRVRTLTGFALALVLPPLLEWVMFAAGSGFLASDVLVQLAGVVAVALVGGLWPALLAALWSSLILIYFSTEPFGSLEIAHPENVLTVLIFVAVGVAVSLVVGLAARRSREAAIASADAATLGELARGVLAAEDTLQGFLHHVRTHFGMDGAALYALDDDPRSTDRWTLLASEGPSSSVPAVDSEAGTLVPGGLKLVLSGHALSAREQRLLVAFGSQLAALRQRQQLIASSEENRRLAEGNVMRTAILRAVSHDLRTPLATIKLAVTSLRQQGVQFTPEEEAELLATIETSADRLASLIDNLLDMSRLTGDAVTPHLGPVHWSDVVDAALKGMPAENVRILLEANTPPVHADFGMLERVIANIAENALKYAGESDVEISAHVSGTVGDHPASELRVRDHGRGVGQDAVVRMFQPFQRLDDTQATGLGLGLAVARGFTEVMGGELLAEPTPGGGLTLVVRLPLSTGVWE